In Pirellulales bacterium, the following proteins share a genomic window:
- a CDS encoding toll/interleukin-1 receptor domain-containing protein, which translates to MPIVSAEHTYRAFISYSHLDGHAYAVVSETLRRVGLEAWSDKDLAAGKGFTEGIQTDITHSHVFVPILTPRSHERGWVHQEIGYAEAMKVPCVPVCIGKVPEGMIAMRHAVKVDEELNDLERILQRVNFQQLVREAGREWVPRIGCANEPEKRAEMIERFSDEAISRFKPFCVRIQGSLNSFSLPDEPPDHPAWKARYGDKPRTPHAYEWYRRERQALERHAVKGGLKMIVNYGLDIDGAYGQGAKRSRLSILVKFLESSNLPNENASIALIDRHPPDMVLAVGNWFVAESLAGRPVRGVIGTVFTAHAPTVSRAVEDFDHKLATLLTAQGTSPVESRQWAIDKLRSVMDTLPRHSDWFGYQ; encoded by the coding sequence ATGCCTATCGTGTCAGCAGAGCACACATATCGCGCATTTATTAGTTACTCACATCTGGACGGTCATGCCTATGCCGTTGTTTCCGAGACCTTGAGGCGAGTGGGATTGGAGGCTTGGTCTGATAAGGATTTAGCTGCCGGCAAAGGCTTCACTGAGGGAATTCAGACGGATATCACTCATTCGCACGTCTTCGTCCCCATTCTGACACCACGATCTCATGAGCGCGGCTGGGTCCATCAAGAGATTGGATATGCCGAGGCGATGAAGGTGCCCTGCGTTCCCGTCTGTATCGGGAAAGTCCCCGAAGGCATGATTGCGATGCGGCACGCGGTGAAGGTCGATGAAGAATTGAACGATTTGGAGCGGATCCTTCAGCGCGTGAACTTCCAGCAACTGGTTCGGGAGGCAGGCCGTGAGTGGGTACCACGCATCGGGTGTGCCAACGAGCCGGAAAAACGCGCCGAAATGATCGAGCGATTTTCAGACGAAGCGATTTCAAGGTTCAAGCCGTTCTGCGTACGCATTCAAGGCAGTCTCAATTCGTTTAGTCTTCCGGATGAGCCTCCGGACCATCCCGCTTGGAAAGCACGTTACGGTGATAAGCCGCGAACTCCCCATGCGTACGAGTGGTATCGTCGAGAGCGTCAGGCACTTGAAAGGCACGCCGTCAAGGGCGGCCTCAAAATGATCGTCAACTACGGTCTGGACATTGACGGCGCCTACGGTCAAGGAGCGAAGCGTTCGCGGCTCAGCATTCTGGTGAAGTTTCTAGAATCATCAAATCTGCCGAACGAAAATGCATCCATTGCATTGATCGATCGTCACCCTCCAGACATGGTTCTTGCAGTTGGAAACTGGTTTGTCGCAGAATCGCTTGCGGGCAGGCCAGTGCGCGGTGTGATTGGAACCGTGTTCACGGCCCATGCCCCAACCGTCAGCCGAGCCGTGGAAGATTTTGATCACAAGCTAGCCACACTGTTGACAGCTCAAGGAACATCACCGGTTGAGTCAAGGCAGTGGGCAATTGATAAACTTAGATCCGTCATGGACACGCTCCCCCGGCATTCCGATTGGTTTGGATATCAATAG